In Chryseobacterium gleum, a single genomic region encodes these proteins:
- a CDS encoding phosphatase PAP2 family protein, whose product MEGKKSSLLHKISRVISDFFNPLVSLILFFVYMSIREYSLKDSMLYFIPILLMIIVPIIIWLVWNVKTGRYTNMDVSNRVQRKTLYIFIAVCVIAYLIFNYVRNGYIDLVMLFILILLFALQISNLFIKSSMHTAFNIFVAALFFSLDWKIGLVWLGIAILVGITRVILKRHTIKEVFMGAGIAFMVSFIYLYCNIQFQH is encoded by the coding sequence ATGGAAGGAAAGAAGTCTTCATTACTGCACAAAATTTCAAGAGTCATCTCTGATTTTTTTAATCCTCTGGTCTCTCTGATCCTGTTTTTTGTATATATGAGTATCAGAGAATATTCTCTTAAAGATTCCATGCTGTACTTTATTCCTATATTATTAATGATCATTGTGCCGATCATCATATGGCTGGTCTGGAATGTAAAGACGGGAAGATATACCAACATGGATGTTTCCAACCGTGTTCAGAGAAAAACGCTGTATATATTTATTGCAGTTTGTGTAATTGCCTATCTTATTTTTAATTATGTCAGAAACGGATATATTGATCTTGTTATGCTTTTCATTTTGATTCTTTTATTTGCGCTTCAGATCAGCAATCTGTTTATCAAAAGTTCGATGCATACAGCATTTAATATATTTGTAGCAGCTCTGTTTTTCTCGCTTGACTGGAAAATAGGTCTGGTATGGCTGGGAATCGCAATTTTGGTTGGAATCACCCGGGTTATATTAAAAAGACACACCATAAAAGAAGTATTTATGGGAGCTGGAATAGCTTTTATGGTATCTTTTATCTATCTTTATTGCAATATTCAATTTCAACATTAG
- the pdhA gene encoding pyruvate dehydrogenase (acetyl-transferring) E1 component subunit alpha: MKEFSKEVYLKWYEDMTMWRRFEDKCRSLYLKQKIRGFLHLYNGQEAIPAGFTHAMDLTKDSMITAYRCHIHPMAMGVDPKRIMAELCGKATGTSGGMGGSMHIFSKEHRFYGGHGIVGGQIPLGAGIAFADKYFDRKAVNICFFGDGAARQGSLHETFNMAMNWKLPVVFVVENNQYAMGTSVKRTANHEDIYKLGLGYEMPCLAVDAMDPEKVAEAAYEAIERARRGDGPTFIEARTYRYRGHSMSDAEPYRSKEEVALHKNDDPIELIKHRILENGWATEAELETIDNKSRDFVEECIEFMENSPYPDPEKIYEYVYAQEDYPFLDKLEN; this comes from the coding sequence ATGAAAGAATTTTCTAAAGAGGTATACCTGAAGTGGTATGAAGATATGACAATGTGGAGAAGGTTTGAAGACAAATGCCGTTCTCTTTACCTAAAACAAAAGATCAGAGGATTTTTACATTTGTATAACGGTCAGGAAGCTATCCCTGCCGGGTTTACACATGCAATGGATCTGACAAAGGACAGTATGATTACTGCTTACAGATGTCACATTCATCCAATGGCGATGGGAGTGGATCCTAAAAGAATCATGGCGGAACTTTGTGGTAAAGCTACTGGTACATCCGGAGGTATGGGTGGATCTATGCACATTTTCAGTAAAGAACACCGTTTTTACGGAGGGCACGGTATCGTTGGAGGACAAATCCCTTTAGGTGCAGGTATTGCTTTTGCTGATAAATATTTCGACAGAAAGGCTGTAAACATCTGTTTCTTCGGAGACGGTGCTGCAAGACAAGGTTCTTTACACGAAACATTCAACATGGCGATGAACTGGAAACTTCCTGTAGTATTTGTTGTAGAAAACAACCAGTATGCAATGGGAACTTCAGTAAAAAGAACTGCCAACCACGAAGATATCTATAAATTAGGATTAGGATATGAAATGCCTTGCCTTGCTGTAGATGCAATGGATCCTGAAAAAGTGGCAGAAGCTGCTTACGAGGCTATTGAAAGAGCAAGAAGAGGAGATGGACCTACTTTCATCGAAGCAAGAACTTACCGTTATAGAGGACACTCTATGTCTGATGCTGAGCCATACAGATCTAAAGAAGAAGTTGCTCTTCATAAAAATGATGACCCAATCGAATTGATAAAACACAGAATTTTAGAAAACGGATGGGCTACTGAAGCGGAGTTGGAAACTATCGATAACAAATCGAGAGATTTTGTTGAAGAGTGTATTGAGTTCATGGAAAACTCTCCATATCCGGATCCGGAAAAAATCTATGAGTATGTATATGCTCAGGAAGATTATCCATTCCTAGACAAATTAGAAAACTAA
- a CDS encoding pyruvate dehydrogenase complex dihydrolipoamide acetyltransferase, translated as MAEVITMPRLSDTMTEGKVAKWHKKVGDKVKEGDILAEIETDKAVQDFESEVEGTLLYIGVEEGGAAAVDSVLAIIGNEGEDISGLTGGAAAPSAGSEEKKSEEQPKAEAPATESAAAEVPAGVEIITMPRLSDTMTEGKVAKWHKNVGDTVKEGDLLAEIETDKAVQDFESEFNGVLLKQGVEEGGAAPVDSVLAIIGPAGTDVSAVGAPKAAGQSTAKPAEQKAEAKTEEKAAPAVNTSSSDRVAISPLAKKMAQDKGVDINSIQGSGENGRIVKKDIENYQPAAKPAASAPAASAAPAAVSFVQGEDTETPNSQVRNVIAKRLSESKFSAPHYYLMVEINMDKAIEARKEINSLPDTKISFNDMIIKATAIALRKHPQVNSSWAGDKIIHRGNINIGVAVAIPDGLVVPVLKNTDQMTYTQISAAVKDMASRAKNKGLKANEMEGSTFSISNLGMFGIETFTSIINQPNSAILSVGAIIEKPIVKDGQIVVGNTMKLSLACDHRVVDGATGAQFLQTLRTYLESPLTLLL; from the coding sequence ATGGCAGAAGTAATTACGATGCCCCGCCTGTCCGACACGATGACGGAAGGTAAGGTGGCAAAATGGCATAAAAAAGTAGGGGATAAAGTAAAAGAAGGAGATATTTTAGCTGAAATTGAAACTGATAAAGCAGTTCAGGATTTCGAATCTGAAGTAGAAGGTACCCTTTTATACATTGGTGTAGAAGAGGGAGGTGCTGCTGCTGTAGACTCTGTTTTGGCAATTATCGGAAATGAAGGAGAAGATATTTCAGGATTGACAGGAGGAGCTGCTGCTCCAAGTGCCGGCTCTGAAGAGAAAAAATCAGAAGAACAGCCTAAAGCTGAGGCTCCTGCCACTGAATCTGCTGCTGCAGAAGTTCCGGCTGGAGTAGAAATTATTACAATGCCTAGACTTTCTGATACAATGACAGAAGGTAAGGTGGCTAAATGGCACAAAAATGTAGGCGATACAGTAAAAGAAGGAGATCTTCTTGCTGAAATCGAAACAGATAAAGCAGTACAGGATTTCGAATCTGAATTCAATGGAGTATTATTGAAGCAAGGTGTAGAAGAAGGAGGAGCTGCTCCGGTTGATTCCGTGTTAGCAATCATAGGTCCTGCTGGAACAGATGTTTCCGCGGTAGGTGCTCCAAAAGCTGCGGGCCAGTCAACGGCAAAACCGGCTGAGCAAAAAGCTGAAGCTAAAACAGAAGAAAAAGCTGCGCCTGCTGTAAACACTTCATCTTCGGACAGAGTTGCAATCTCTCCACTGGCTAAAAAAATGGCTCAGGATAAAGGAGTTGATATCAACAGTATTCAGGGATCCGGTGAAAACGGAAGAATCGTTAAAAAAGATATTGAAAACTATCAGCCAGCTGCGAAACCAGCTGCTTCAGCTCCTGCGGCAAGCGCTGCTCCGGCTGCAGTAAGTTTCGTACAAGGTGAAGATACAGAGACTCCTAACTCTCAGGTAAGAAATGTTATCGCGAAACGTCTTTCTGAAAGTAAATTCTCTGCGCCTCATTACTATCTGATGGTTGAGATCAATATGGATAAAGCGATTGAGGCCAGAAAAGAAATCAATTCTTTACCGGATACTAAGATCTCTTTCAATGATATGATCATCAAAGCAACTGCCATTGCTTTAAGAAAACACCCTCAGGTAAATTCAAGCTGGGCAGGGGACAAGATCATTCACAGAGGAAATATCAACATCGGTGTAGCAGTAGCTATTCCGGACGGATTGGTAGTTCCGGTATTGAAAAATACAGACCAGATGACTTATACACAGATTTCTGCAGCTGTAAAAGATATGGCTTCAAGAGCTAAAAACAAAGGTCTTAAAGCTAACGAAATGGAAGGATCTACATTCTCTATTTCCAACTTAGGAATGTTTGGTATCGAAACATTTACAAGTATCATTAACCAGCCAAACTCTGCTATCCTTTCAGTAGGAGCAATCATCGAGAAACCAATCGTTAAAGATGGTCAGATTGTAGTTGGAAACACCATGAAACTTTCATTGGCTTGTGACCACAGAGTAGTAGATGGTGCTACAGGTGCTCAGTTCTTACAGACATTAAGAACCTATTTGGAAAGTCCATTAACATTGTTACTGTAA
- a CDS encoding ABC transporter ATP-binding protein gives MIKARNIHKSYGNLEVLKGVDIHIKTGEVVSIVGESGAGKSTLLQILGTLDHPTQSGKYDTEIEIAGESFINMNDKQLSKFRNQNIGFVFQFHQLLPEFTALENVLLPTKIAGANEREAIEKAYALFEDLKIEQRLNHKPNQLSGGEAQRVAVARALINSPKIIFADEPTGNLDSKNADDLHRLFFDLRDKYNQTFVIVTHNPNLAEITDRKLVMKDGMIIE, from the coding sequence ATGATTAAAGCAAGAAATATCCATAAGTCTTATGGGAATTTAGAAGTACTGAAAGGAGTTGATATTCACATCAAAACAGGAGAGGTGGTTTCTATTGTAGGAGAATCAGGAGCAGGAAAATCTACACTGCTGCAGATTTTAGGAACACTGGATCATCCGACCCAATCCGGTAAGTATGATACTGAAATTGAAATAGCGGGAGAATCATTTATCAATATGAATGATAAACAGTTATCAAAATTCAGAAATCAGAATATCGGTTTTGTATTTCAGTTTCATCAGCTTCTTCCTGAGTTTACCGCTCTGGAAAACGTATTGCTTCCGACAAAAATAGCCGGAGCCAATGAAAGAGAAGCTATTGAAAAGGCATATGCTTTATTTGAAGACTTAAAGATAGAACAGAGGCTGAATCATAAACCTAACCAGCTTTCCGGTGGAGAAGCACAAAGGGTAGCAGTAGCGAGAGCTTTAATCAATTCACCAAAAATTATTTTTGCAGATGAGCCAACCGGTAACCTGGATTCCAAAAATGCGGATGACCTTCACAGATTGTTTTTTGATCTTAGAGACAAATACAATCAAACATTTGTGATCGTTACCCACAACCCGAATCTTGCAGAAATTACTGACCGCAAACTCGTGATGAAAGACGGAATGATCATAGAATAA
- a CDS encoding murein L,D-transpeptidase catalytic domain-containing protein: MMKYYIFLLLIVISCSKAESQQLNSLNVPQARILEIKNYIKGKEYNQELAVFINFKKPSGKYRYFIYNLKNNRIVQQAVVSHGSGSVIPKSDALKFSNIEGSYQSSLGKYVIGESYVGKFGKAYRLTGLDSTNSNAMQRAIVLHSYECVSDMESETPACLSLGCPMLSVNAFKETAKYIDHSKKPMILYAFY, encoded by the coding sequence ATGATGAAATACTATATTTTTCTTCTTTTAATTGTAATTTCCTGCTCAAAGGCTGAGTCTCAGCAGTTGAATTCACTTAATGTGCCACAGGCAAGAATTTTGGAAATTAAGAATTATATTAAAGGAAAAGAGTATAATCAGGAACTGGCTGTTTTTATCAATTTTAAAAAACCTTCCGGTAAATACCGTTATTTCATTTATAACCTGAAAAATAACAGGATTGTACAGCAGGCTGTAGTTTCCCATGGCTCAGGTTCTGTTATACCAAAATCAGACGCCTTAAAATTCAGTAATATTGAAGGCTCTTATCAGTCTTCACTTGGAAAGTATGTCATTGGAGAAAGCTATGTAGGAAAGTTTGGCAAAGCCTATCGGTTGACAGGGTTGGACTCTACCAACAGTAATGCCATGCAGAGAGCTATCGTTCTTCACTCTTACGAATGTGTTTCCGATATGGAATCTGAAACTCCGGCATGCCTGAGTTTAGGTTGTCCTATGCTGTCGGTAAATGCTTTTAAAGAAACTGCTAAATACATTGATCATTCCAAAAAGCCGATGATCTTATATGCATTCTATTAA
- the radC gene encoding RadC family protein: MAIKFLAEDDRPREKFLQKGKSSLSDSELLAIIMGSGNKDENAVELARKILNSVNNSWHQLSLLSVKDLMKFKGIGETKAISIISALEIGKRRAVQEIPEKTIIGNSHDAYAVLRNQLSDLRTEEFWAIFLNNNNKVIHISQLTQGGISQSIVDVRTLYKGALDHFSTGIIIAHNHPSGSLKPSREDINITQKIKEAGNTLSIQLLDHIIVTQESYFSFSDSGLL; the protein is encoded by the coding sequence ATGGCTATAAAATTTCTTGCAGAAGATGACAGACCCAGAGAAAAGTTTTTGCAGAAAGGCAAAAGCTCGCTTTCTGATTCTGAACTGTTAGCCATCATCATGGGAAGTGGAAATAAGGACGAAAATGCTGTAGAGCTTGCAAGAAAAATTCTCAATTCTGTTAATAACAGCTGGCATCAGCTAAGCTTGCTTTCTGTTAAAGATCTGATGAAATTCAAAGGAATCGGAGAGACAAAGGCTATTTCAATCATTTCAGCCTTAGAAATCGGAAAGAGAAGAGCTGTACAGGAAATCCCTGAAAAAACGATAATAGGTAACAGTCATGATGCTTATGCAGTTCTTAGAAACCAGCTTTCCGATCTGAGAACAGAAGAATTCTGGGCCATCTTCCTGAACAACAATAATAAAGTGATTCATATCTCCCAACTTACACAGGGTGGGATCAGCCAGTCTATTGTAGATGTAAGAACTCTTTATAAAGGAGCTTTGGATCATTTTTCAACAGGAATTATCATTGCGCACAACCATCCTTCCGGAAGTTTAAAACCAAGCAGGGAAGATATTAATATCACACAGAAAATAAAAGAAGCCGGAAATACGTTAAGCATCCAGCTTTTAGACCATATTATTGTCACACAGGAGTCTTATTTTAGCTTTTCGGATTCAGGATTACTATGA
- a CDS encoding phytanoyl-CoA dioxygenase family protein yields the protein MLQQIRQYKLSYMLYNLFKKSKLKHNIPLYKKYGINKSYFSSISSKDFAHLPASERTVDYTKLKETPFFNKLSEENKESALQYDDNGYMILRNYLTPETADQINFEIDKLMKDGTLKFIYGGKLMFAIHHSEIIKNIGSDPELLDFLSVLLDGKSKLFQSINFINGSQQKTHSDSIHMTTYPLGGLLGVWIALEDVDESNGALHYIPKSHKLPYFLNSDYDNEGTALKIGKKSYRAYETFLEEKVKELGLKKEIFKAKKGDLLIWHANILHGGEPHTDKDRTRKSLVYHFFDENSVCYHEVTQRPALFEL from the coding sequence ATGTTACAACAGATTCGTCAGTACAAATTATCATATATGCTTTATAACCTGTTTAAAAAGAGTAAATTAAAGCATAATATTCCATTGTATAAGAAATACGGAATCAATAAGAGCTATTTTTCAAGCATTTCCAGTAAAGATTTTGCCCACCTTCCGGCCAGTGAGAGGACGGTAGATTATACAAAGCTTAAAGAAACTCCGTTTTTTAATAAGCTTTCCGAAGAAAATAAAGAAAGTGCTCTTCAATACGACGATAACGGGTACATGATTCTGAGGAATTATCTTACTCCGGAAACGGCAGATCAGATCAATTTTGAAATTGATAAACTGATGAAGGACGGAACTTTAAAGTTTATTTATGGAGGAAAGCTGATGTTTGCCATTCATCATTCGGAAATCATTAAAAATATAGGAAGTGATCCGGAACTGTTAGACTTTTTATCCGTTTTACTGGACGGAAAATCCAAACTTTTTCAGAGCATCAATTTTATTAACGGTAGCCAGCAGAAAACACACTCAGACAGTATCCATATGACTACTTATCCGTTGGGAGGACTGCTTGGGGTCTGGATTGCTCTGGAAGATGTGGATGAAAGCAACGGAGCTTTGCATTACATTCCTAAAAGCCATAAACTTCCTTATTTTCTGAATTCTGATTACGATAACGAAGGCACTGCCTTGAAAATCGGCAAGAAAAGCTACAGGGCTTACGAAACTTTCCTTGAGGAAAAGGTAAAAGAATTAGGCTTAAAAAAAGAAATATTTAAAGCAAAAAAAGGAGATTTATTAATCTGGCATGCCAATATTCTTCATGGAGGAGAACCTCATACAGATAAAGACAGAACCAGAAAAAGCCTTGTATACCACTTCTTTGATGAAAACAGTGTCTGCTACCATGAAGTAACACAAAGACCGGCCCTGTTTGAACTATAG